The genomic stretch caggtgtagtagaactcacagtgaaatgctgaatataacaggtgtagtagacctcacagtgaaatgctgaatacaacaggtgtagtagaccttacagtgaaatgctgaatacaacaggtgtagtagacctcacagtgaaatgctgaatacaacaggtgtagtagacctcacagtgaaatgctgaatacaacaggtgtagtagacctcacagtgaaatgctgaatacaacaggtgtagtagacctcacagtgaaatgctgaatacaacaggtgtagtagaccttacagtgaaatgctgaatacaacaggtgtagtagaccttacagtgaaatgctgaatacaacaggtgtaggtagaccttggttgactgactgacttattaaagtgactatagatAGATAATAACCAGGGGGTAGAGTTATTAGATAATAACCAGGGGGTAGAGTTATTAGATAATAACcagggggtaaagtgactatggatagataataaccAGGGGGTAGAGTTATTAGATAGATAATAACCAGGGAGTAGAGTTATTAGATAATAACCAGGGGTAGAGTTATTAGATAATAACCAGGGAGTAGAGTTATTAGATAATAACCAGGGGTAGAGTTATTAGATAATAACTAGGGAGTagggttattaaagtgactatggatagataataaccAGGGGTAGAGTTATTAGATAATAACCAGGGGGTAGAGTTATTAGATAATAACCAGGGGGTAGAGTTATTAGATAATAACCAGGGGTAGAGTTATTAGATAATAACCAGGGGTAGAGTTATTAGATAACCAGGGGTAGAGTTATTAGATAATAACCAGGGAGTATAGATATTAGATAATAACCAGGGGTAGATTTATTAGATAATAACCAGGGGTAGATTTATTAGTTAATAACCAGGGGTGGAGTTATTAGATAATAACCAGGGGTGGAGTTATTAGATAATAACCAGGGGTGGAGTTATTAGATAATAACCAGGGGTAGAGTTATTAGATAATAACCAGGGGTAGATTTATTAGATAATAACCAGGGGTAGATTTATTAGATAATAACCAGGggtgtagttattagataataaccaggggtagagttattaaagtggctatggatagataataaccAGGGGTAGAGTTATTAGATAGTAGAGTTATTAGATAATAACCAgggggtagagttattaaagtggctatggatagataataaccAGGGGTAGAGTTATTAGATAGATAATAACCaggggtagagttattaaagtgactatggatagataataaccAGGGGTAGAGTTATTAGATAATAACCAGGGGTAGAGTTATTTAGATAATAACCAGGGGGTAGAGTTATTAGATAGATAATAACCAGGGGTAGAGTTATTAGATAGATAATAACCAGGGGTAGAGTTATTAGTGATAGATAATAACcagggtagagttattaaagtgactatggatagataataaccAGGGGGTAGAGTTATTAGATATTAGATAATAACCAGGGGTAGTTATTAAAGTTATTAGATAATAACCAGGGGTAGAGTTATTAGATAATAACCAGGGGGTAGAGTTATTAGATAATAACCAGGGGTAGAGTTATTAGATAATggctatggatagataataaccAGGGGTAGAGTTATTAGATAATAACCaggggtagagttattaaagtgactatggacTATGGATAATAACTGAcagtagtcagtgtgtgtgtgtgtgtgtgtgtgtgtgtgtgtgtgtgtgtgtgtgtgtgtgtgtgtgtatacctgtggtgtgtgtgtacctgaagggtgtgtgtgtgtgtgtgtgtgtgtgtgtgtgtgtgtgtgtgtgtatacctgtgtcCACTCGTTGGTCTGGGGATCGTAGGCCTCGACAGTGTTCAGGTAAACCGTTCCATCGTAACCACCGACCGCATAGAGACGGTCTCCAAGGAGACACACACCGACAGCGTCACGACTGACGCTCATGGGGGCTACCGCCGTCCACGCATCAGTCTGGGGGtcgtacctacacacacacacacacacacacacacacaccacacacaccacacacacacacacccacccattgTTGAATATCTCTATACCTGCGCCAATATTTGCTCAACATTTATAGCACAATTATCTAAAACACTTAACAGACACGCCCGACCCCCGACCGACTGACCTCTCCACACAGTCGCTGAGTCGTGATGCCAGGCTGGAGGCGGGAGCGTCATGTCCTCCAATAGCGTACAGGAAACCGTTCCAGGTAGCCACGCCCACCCCGCCGCGACGCTTCGCCATCGGAGCGCAGCAGCTCCACCTGGCGGTGAGGAggccacacaacaacaacaacctcattCTCGTCACAGATACACACCCTGGtcgatttattaggaaacacctatccagaacagcctgaattatttggGGTGTGGATTCTACAAGTCACAGATTCACACCCTGGtcgatttattaggaaacacctatccagaacagcctgaatgaTTTGGGGTGTGGATTCTACAAGTCACAGATACACACCCTGGTCGATTTTTAGGAAACACCtatccagaacagcctgaattatttggGGTGTGGATTCTACAAGTCACAGATTCACACCCTGGtcgatttattaggaaacacctatccagaacagcctgaatgaTTTGGGGTGTGGATTCTACAAGTCACAGATACACACCCTGGTCGATTTTTAGGAAACGCCgatccagaacagcctgaattattcgaCAGTGTTTTCAGAGATTCTATGAGGTGTCAGAAACGTTCTATGCCACTGTTATTTGTCTTGTTTTGGCCCACCTCTTACCCGGCACAATTATTACCATCTTCCTTCCACCTCTTTCATCATGgtgctgttttcacccacaggactgtcaCTGACTGGATGGTTTGTGTTTGTCAAACCATTCTCAGTATAAACTCAGACACTGTCTGTTAAAATCATCACACCATTCTGTTAAAATCATCACACCATTCTGTTAAAATCATCACACCATTCTCAGTATAAACCCCAGATACTGTCTGTTAAAATCATCACACCATTCTCAGTataaaccccacacacacacacacacacacacacacacacacacacacacacacacacacacacacacacacacacacacacacacacacacacacacacacacacacacacacacacacacacacacaccaacccattGTTGAAGACCACTAAACACAGTTGCACACACACCTGTTGGTGTGGGGGATCAAAACACTCAACGGAGCGTAGACAGGAGCTTCCATCACGACCCCCTACTGCATacaacctggagaggagagagagagagagagagacagagagggaggagagagagacagacagagaggagggagaggagacagacagacagacagacagacagagaggagagggagagagagagacagaggggagagagagagacagagagggagggagagagagagacagagagggagggagagagacagacagagggagggagagagacagacagaggggaggagagagacagacagagagagggagagagggagagtgcgagacagagagagagaaaggtgtgaATAGTGCAGCAT from Oncorhynchus keta strain PuntledgeMale-10-30-2019 unplaced genomic scaffold, Oket_V2 Un_contig_1663_pilon_pilon, whole genome shotgun sequence encodes the following:
- the LOC127919428 gene encoding kelch-like protein 5 translates to MRLLLLCGLLTARWSCCAPMAKRRGGVGVATWNGFLYAIGGHDAPASSLASRLSDCVERYDPQTDAWTAVAPMSVSRDAVGVCLLGDRLYAVGGYDGTVYLNTVEAYDPQTNEWTQVAPLCLGRAGACVVAVKL